One genomic segment of Mangifera indica cultivar Alphonso chromosome 6, CATAS_Mindica_2.1, whole genome shotgun sequence includes these proteins:
- the LOC123218568 gene encoding gibberellin 3-beta-dioxygenase 1-like yields the protein MPSRISDASEAHPVDLRSGPSDFTSLEELPDSYKWTHQFDDFSFTPVVDSSLVSESVPVIDLNDPNACQLIGHACTSWGIFQVINHGIPTSIFDQTESTAKTLFSLPLEQKLKASRPPGSLHGYGRATISPFFSKLMWYEGFTIFGSPLDHFRQLWPQDYTKHCDVIEEYENETKKLAAKLLCLMLGSLGVGKEDVEWAGPNGDFADASSASQLNYYPACPDPDKAMGLADHTDSTILTVLYQNSIGGLQVMKEGVGWVTVPPIQGGLVVNVGDILHILSNGLYRSALHRVMVNRNKNRISIACLYVPPGNLQISPLPKLVSPSQPRLYRAITWNEYLGIKSKYYNRALSSVRICSPLTGLADENDNDTDVKVG from the exons ATGCCTTCAAGAATCTCTGACGCCTCTGAAGCCCACCCTGTCGACCTTCGTTCCGGTCCCTCTGACTTTACCTCTCTGGAGGAATTGCCTGACTCCTACAAATGGACTCATCAGTTCGACGACTTCTCATTTACTCCTGTTGTCGATTCCTCTTTAGTCTCCGAATCCGTCCCTGTGATTGATCTCAATGACCCTAATGCTTGTCAACTCATTGGCCATGCATGCACAAGTTGGGGCATTTTTCAAGTCATTAATCACGGCATCCCCACTTCCATTTTCGACCAAACTGAGTCCACTGCTAAAACCCTTTTCTCTTTACCCCTCGAACAGAAACTCAAAGCCTCTCGACCACCCGGCTCTCTTCATGGCTACGGCAGAGCCACGATTTCTCCATTCTTCTCTAAGCTCATGTGGTATGAAGGCTTCACTATCTTTGGCTCACCTCTTGATCATTTTCGTCAACTTTGGCCCCAAGATTATACCAAACACTG TGATGTCATAGAAGAATATGAGAACGAGACGAAAAAGCTAGCGGCAAAATTACTGTGCCTAATGCTGGGTTCATTGGGCGTAGGCAAAGAGGACGTTGAGTGGGCTGGGCCAAATGGTGATTTTGCAGATGCTTCTTCTGCTTCGCAATTGAATTATTACCCGGCGTGCCCGGATCCGGACAAGGCCATGGGTCTTGCTGACCATACGGATTCCACCATTCTCACTGTCCTCTACCAGAACAGCATCGGTGGCTTGCAGGTGATGAAAGAGGGTGTCGGTTGGGTCACCGTGCCGCCCATCCAGGGTGGACTTGTGGTTAACGTAGGTGATATACTTCACATATTATCAAATGGGTTATACCGGAGTGCTCTACACCGGGTTATGGTGAACCGAAATAAGAATAGGATATCCATTGCATGTCTATATGTGCCGCCTGGCAATCTCCAAATCTCACCACTGCCAAAGCTTGTCAGCCCAAGCCAACCTCGTCTCTACAGAGCAATCACTTGGAACGAGTACCTTGgcataaaaagtaaatattacAACAGGGCATTATCATCAGTAAGGATTTGCAGTCCTCTGACTGGGTTGGCtgatgaaaatgataatgataCTGACGTAAAAGTGGGATAG
- the LOC123218960 gene encoding gibberellin 3-beta-dioxygenase 1-like — translation MSSIPETSTEPPKLSDAFRSHPFHLRHEYPDLTSLRELPDSYDWTDQHYVVSATNGDSAVYEPVPVIDLEDPNAQELIGRACKTWGAFQVINHGIPTSLLDHAECITRDLFSLPVEQKLKASRSPDAFTGYGLARSNSFFSKIMWSEVFTINGSPLDHFRQLWSQDYTERSDVMEEYEEEMKKLAAKLMWLMLASLNITKEDIEWADRKAEIPDRSAVLQLNYYPACPDPDRAMGMAAHTDSTILTIIYQSNTSGLQVLNEGTSWVTVPAIPGGLVVNVGDLLHILSNGYYISALHRALVNRDKARFSIPYFYGPPPEAQVSPLPKLVSPKDPPRYRAVNWTEFLGIKAKHFNNGLSSIRICTSQTDLVAANGDDSNAEVA, via the exons ATGTCTTCAATTCCTGAAACTTCCACTGAGCCTCCGAAACTCTCCGATGCTTTTCGCAGCCACCCTTTCCACCTCCGTCACGAATATCCCGACTTGACTTCACTAAGGGAATTACCAGACTCGTACGATTGGACTGATCAGCACTACGTCGTTTCAGCTACCAACGGTGACTCTGCCGTCTACGAGCCCGTTCCGGTCATCGATCTCGAAGACCCGAATGCTCAGGAACTCATCGGCCGTGCATGCAAAACTTGGGGAGCTTTTCAAGTTATAAATCACGGCATCCCCACTTCCCTTCTCGATCACGCTGAGTGTATTACTAGAGATCTTTTCTCTTTACCCGTTGAACAAAAGCTTAAAGCTTCTCGTTCTCCAGATGCTTTTACAGGCTATGGTTTGGCGAGAAGTAATTCATTTTTCTCCAAGATTATGTGGTCTGAAGTGTTCACTATCAATGGATCTCCACTCGATCATTTTCGCCAACTTTGGTCCCAAGATTACACCGAACGCAg TGATGTGATGGAAGAATATGAAGAGGAGATGAAAAAGTTAGCAGCAAAACTAATGTGGCTGATGCTGGCTTCACTAAACATAACAAAGGAAGACATTGAATGGGCCGACCGGAAAGCCGAAATCCCAGACCGGTCTGCAGTTTTACAACTGAATTATTACCCGGCTTGTCCGGACCCGGACCGGGCCATGGGTATGGCCGCCCATACAGACTCCACCATTCTCACTATTATTTACCAGAGCAACACCAGCGGATTGCAGGTCCTAAACGAAGGAACCAGCTGGGTCACTGTCCCCGCCATTCCCGGTGGGCTGGTGGTGAATGTAGGCGACTTGCTTCATATATTATCCAATGGGTATTACATAAGTGCACTCCACCGAGCTTTGGTGAACCGAGACAAGGCTAGGTTTTCCATCCCCTACTTCTATGGGCCACCGCCGGAGGCTCAAGTCTCGCCGTTGCCGAAGCTGGTAAGCCCAAAAGATCCTCCCCGCTACCGGGCTGTTAATTGGACTGAATTCCTTGGCATCAAAGCTAAACATTTCAACAACGGGTTGTCTTCAATCAGAATTTGTACTTCTCAGACTGATTTGGTCGCTGCAAATGGTGATGATAGTAATGCAGAAGTGGCTTAG